GACGGGCGCTTGGGGGAGATGGACGGGCGCTTGGGGGGGATGGACGGGCGCTTGGGGGGGATGGATCAGCGCCTCGAGGAGCTGCGGGCAGAGATGCGGGCTGGCCATGCGGAAACCCGCCGCCACTTCGACGTCGTAGCCGAGGACCTCAAATCCCGGATCCAGTTGGTGGCCGAGGGCGTGCTCTTGGTGGACGAGAAGCTCGAGCGCTTCCGGGCGGAAGTCCACGAGCGGTTCGAGGCCGTAGATCGGCGGTTCGAGGCCGTAGATCAGCGCTTCCTGCGCCTCGAGACGCGCGTGGGCGCCCTCGAAGTGACGGTCGCCCAGGCGCTCAGACACCGGCAGAACTGATCCCGCCTAAGGGCGCCGGGCGAAGAAGTTGACGCCCCTGGTGCTCATCACGACCTCGCCATGCTGGTTCAGCACTTCCATCTGCGAGCGGATGATCCCGCGGTCGGGCTTGCTTCGCGACGGCGTCGTCTCGAGAATGGTCATGCGAGCGCTGAGCCGGTCGCCGGGGCGCACGGGCTTGTTCCACTTCAGCTCGTCTATCCCCGGCGAGCCGAGACTGACCGTGTCCTTGAGAAACCCGTCGTAGAACAGGCGCATGAGCATGCTGCCCGTATGCCAGCCGCTGGCGATGAGGCCGCCCCAGATGGTCCGCTTGGCGGTCTCCTCGTCGGTGTGAAAGGGTTGCGGGTCGAACTCGCGCGCGAAAGCCAGCATGGCCTCCTTCGTCACCGTGCAGCTCCCGAGCTCGATGACCTCGCCCGCCTTGATGTCCTCCCAGTAGCGCACGAGCGTCAGGCCGGCGGCTTGGCGCGGCGCTCGGCCAGGTGCTTCTCCGTGGCGAGGACCTTGGCCTGGCGGCCCGCGTTCATGAACTTCTCGCGGTTCGCGGCCGTCCAGTCCAGGCTGGCCTGACGGCCGGGATTCAATTCCTGGAAGCGCGGCATGACGTAGCGGGCGATGAGCTCGTAGCTTCGCAGCGTCTGGGGGAAATCCGCCCAGTTGTGGGCGAGCTGGAGGAAGCAGCCGAAGCCGCCTGACTGCTTGTCCAGCCGCTCGAGCTGCACGGCGGCATCGTCGGGGTCGCCGA
The sequence above is a segment of the Candidatus Methylomirabilota bacterium genome. Coding sequences within it:
- a CDS encoding MaoC family dehydratase, coding for MRYWEDIKAGEVIELGSCTVTKEAMLAFAREFDPQPFHTDEETAKRTIWGGLIASGWHTGSMLMRLFYDGFLKDTVSLGSPGIDELKWNKPVRPGDRLSARMTILETTPSRSKPDRGIIRSQMEVLNQHGEVVMSTRGVNFFARRP